CGCGGTTGTGACCAGCGAAATTGAGTTGTTCCTGCATCACTGCCCCGCGCGGGTTGTGGGAGTCACCGGCAGCAACGGGAAATCGACAACCGCCGCGCTCACGCACCATTTTCTGCAACACCACTTTCTTCACCATGACGCCGCCGATGAGGCTAGAGCCGGCGCGACGGCACCCCCGCGATCGTTTCTCGGCGGCAACATCGGGCACAGCCTGCTTCCCATTGTTGACCAACTTACGACAAACGACGTCGTTGTTTTGGAACTCAGCAGCTTTCAACTGCATTCGCTGAAGGACGCTCACTTCGCGCCCAGCGTCGCGATCGTCACTAACTTTGCTGCGAATCATCTGGATTGGCATGGCACCGTCGACGAGTACCATGCTGCCAAACAGGTTCTGTTAAGCCGCCAATCAAGCGTCGATGTCGCCGTCATGCCCGACGATTGTCCGGTCAATCGGCTCGCCTTCGCGGATGAAGATCAGCCTACCTGGCGCGTGCGAGGACGGTGCCTGCATTTTGGAATTTCTGACGGTGGCGAAGACGGCGTGTTTTTGGAAGGCAATCTGCTGATCGCTCGCGTTGCCGGCCGTGAAGACGCCGTCCGGGTGTCGCTGCCACGGCAACTTCCGGGCGAACATAGCGCGAAGAACATTGCGGCGGCGGCGTGTGCCGCTTTCGTTCTGGGAGTGACCCCGATGACAATTGTGGACTCGCTGGCGTCGTTTCAGCCGCTGCCTCACCGCCTGGAACTTGTATCGCAGGGGAATGGCCGAAAATTCTACAACGATTCGGTCGCCACAACACCGGAATCAGCGATTGCCGCGCTGCGGACTTTTCGTGAGCCGGTTGTGATTATTGCCGGCGGGTCTGACAAGGGCAGCAACCTGACTTCGTTTGCGAATGAGATCGGTCGCAATGCGGTCGCCGCCGTCCTGATCGGCGACACGGCCCTCACGCTGAAAGCCGGCCTGCACAGCAAATTATCGTCTGATCCGGGGTTTTCGGTGGTGGTGGCGGACGACTTTGAAAGTGCGTTCCGGCACGCAGTTGCACTGTCGCCGGAAGGCAGTATCGTGCTGCTGTCTCCCGGCTGCGCCAGTTATGGCTGGTTCCGCGATTTCCGTGATCGTGGCGACCAGTTTACGAAACTGGCGCAGGCTTGGGTGAGGTGTGAAAGTGAAACTCAGTAAAGGCCACCACTTGAAGAACTCGCTCAGTTGCAACAGGAAAACCATTCCCACAATAGCGGCCGCCTTCGCTTTGATAGTGACGTGCGGTTGCGCCGATTCTGAACCCGATGCTTCCAATACGGCGGCACCGCCGGTCAAGCGAGCGGCCGCCAGTGACGACCCTCCCGTACTGCTTCCGCGCGAATTGCGTCGGAAGCTTAACGCGAATGACAACGCCAAATTCGTGCGTAGCGGAAACGACATCGTGGAAGCTCAGCTTGTGGAATCCGGCGTTAAGTCGATCGAAGCGCTCAAAGGAGTGCCGTTGCGGTTTCTGGATCTGGGGATGACGTCGGTCAGTGATATCTCGCCGGTCGCTGGGATGCCTCTGGAAACGCTGATTCTGGAAGACACGCCGGTGGCCGATTTAAGCCCCATCAAAGGCATCTCGCTGAAGGTGCTATACCTGCAAAATACAAAGGTGACCGAC
This DNA window, taken from Fuerstiella marisgermanici, encodes the following:
- the murD gene encoding UDP-N-acetylmuramoyl-L-alanine--D-glutamate ligase, producing MTTSLDQLANYDGIRVTILGLGRFGGGIAAARFLASRGAIVTVTDMRTEAELAESLTALADVEIHRFALGGHPADVFETCDLLVVNPAVKPGSPHVEQSRSAGAVVTSEIELFLHHCPARVVGVTGSNGKSTTAALTHHFLQHHFLHHDAADEARAGATAPPRSFLGGNIGHSLLPIVDQLTTNDVVVLELSSFQLHSLKDAHFAPSVAIVTNFAANHLDWHGTVDEYHAAKQVLLSRQSSVDVAVMPDDCPVNRLAFADEDQPTWRVRGRCLHFGISDGGEDGVFLEGNLLIARVAGREDAVRVSLPRQLPGEHSAKNIAAAACAAFVLGVTPMTIVDSLASFQPLPHRLELVSQGNGRKFYNDSVATTPESAIAALRTFREPVVIIAGGSDKGSNLTSFANEIGRNAVAAVLIGDTALTLKAGLHSKLSSDPGFSVVVADDFESAFRHAVALSPEGSIVLLSPGCASYGWFRDFRDRGDQFTKLAQAWVRCESETQ
- a CDS encoding leucine-rich repeat domain-containing protein gives rise to the protein MKLSKGHHLKNSLSCNRKTIPTIAAAFALIVTCGCADSEPDASNTAAPPVKRAAASDDPPVLLPRELRRKLNANDNAKFVRSGNDIVEAQLVESGVKSIEALKGVPLRFLDLGMTSVSDISPVAGMPLETLILEDTPVADLSPIKGISLKVLYLQNTKVTDLSVLKGMPIEMLNLKSVPVTDLSIVAELPLNTLWIPDTKIDDISPLQGKAMVSLDIEGTAVSSLAPLADMSTLKRLNIARTPITDVSPLKGIKLQRITLTPDTVREGMDVLKDMPSLTEIRTTMEGPAQSAAEFWAKYDRGVWNIPAKTDNEAPAQEGK